The following proteins are encoded in a genomic region of Thalassophryne amazonica chromosome 5, fThaAma1.1, whole genome shotgun sequence:
- the LOC117511217 gene encoding ral guanine nucleotide dissociation stimulator-like isoform X5, which translates to MIMLEKQSSTQEIGEEAEEDAIFTITLRKVQLHQSASKGQRWLGVETDSALSLYETCKVRTIKAGTLERLVEYMVSAFRGKDSTYVTIFLCTYRSFATTKQVLDLLLNRYAKLQNVPAATAHRVSQDDCTELRNTVSSILGAWLDQYSEDFWSPPNYDCLHQLLSYLHLHFPGSDLERRARNLLAHFHRRQQCEPDPDGMKAGQERDNLSGTPLNAEVQWEDIGCPFATQEESGFEDELPAFSFLSFDPIMVAEQFTLMDADLFKKVVPYHCLGGIWSQRDKKGKEHLAPTIRATVAQFNSVTNCVITTCLSNPTLKPNQRARLLERWIDVARECRILKNFSSLRAILSALQCNAIHRLKRTWEEVSRESFRTFRELSEIFSDDNNYSLSRELLVKEGTSKFATLEINPKRAQRRHQQQRDLGVMQGTIPYLGTFLTDLVMMDTAMKDYTEGGLINFEKRRKEFEVIAQIKLLQLASNNYSFTQDSHFREWFAGVEKLSEAESYNLSCEIEPLSESASNTLRAKKNGGIMKRWSDRQLSEASCSSAAGSHSKSFDHSHYRPYQGGGGGGSGGGDSGDALSVTSVSSSGSDLEDVNASFLSDSPEGHERKTSTPSVKLSVSALGREAPAADTTSTFWECTSLSSLDTSGMGSGSGSGSSSASSSSVSSSTPLSASRSHKRSVSAVSNYSTLSLPLYNQQVDDCCIIRVSLDVENGNMYKSILVTSQDKTPAVIRKAMIKHNLEREKTEDYELMQKISEDKELRIPDNANVFYAMNSTANYNFVLKKRGLARPVRTKNVASSTLPRMKQKGLKIAKGIF; encoded by the exons AGCTCGACGCAGGAGATCGGCGAGGAGGCCGAGGAGGACGCCATCTTCACCATCACGCTGCGAAAGGTGCAGCTGCACCAGTCAGCCAGTAAGGGGCAGCGATGGCTGGGCGTGGAGACGGACTCGGCGCTGAGCCTCTACGAGACCTGCAAGGTGCGGACCATCAAGGCCGGCACGCTGGAGAGGCTGGTGGAGTACATGGTGTCAGCCTTCCGGGGCAAAGACTCCACCTACGTCACCATCTTCCTCTGCACCTACCGCTCCTTTGCCACCACCAAGCAAGTGCTAGACCTCCTGCTGAACAG GTATGCCAAGCTCCAAAACGTGCCTGCAGCCACTGCACACAGAGTCtcccaggacgactgcactgagCTGAGAAA CACTGTTTCGTCCATCCTGGGTGCGTGGCTCGATCAGTACTCCGAGGACTTCTGGAGCCCTCCCAACTACGACTGTCTGCACCAGCTCCTGTCTTACCTCCACCTGCACTTCCCCGGCTCGGACCTGGAGCGCCGCGCTCGCAACCTGCTGGCCCACTTCCACCGCCGACAGCAGTGTGAGCCCGATCCCGATGGTATGAAGGCAGGACAGGAGAGGGACAACCTGTCAGGGACGCCACTCAATGCTGAAGTCCAAT gGGAGGACATCGGTTGCCCTTTCGCTACTCAGGAAGAGAGCGGCTTTGAGGACGAGCTTCCTGCTTTCAGCTTCCTGTCCTTTGACCCCATCATGGTGGCAGAACAGTTCACGCTCATGGATGCG GATCTGTTTAAGAAGGTGGTGCCGTACCACTGCCTGGGGGGGATCTGGTCTCAGCGGGACAAGAAGGGGAAGGAGCACCTGGCTCCCACCATCAGAGCCACAGTGGCCCAGTTTAACTCTGTCACCAACTGTGTCATCACCACCTGCCTGAGCAACCCGACACTGAAGCCCAATCAGAGAGCCCGGTTGCTAGAGCGCTGGATCGACGTGGCCCGG GAGTGCCGGATCCTGAAGAACTTCTCCTCGCTGCGAGCCATCCTCTCCGCCCTGCAGTGCAACGCCATCCACCGCCTGAAGAGAACCTGGGAGGAAGTATCTCG GGAGAGTTTCCGAACCTTTCGCGAGCTTTCTGAGATCTTTTCAGATGACAATAACTACTCGCTCAGCCGAGAGTTGCTGGTTAAG GAGGGCACATCCAAGTTTGCCACTTTAGAAATCAACCCTAAACGAGCACAGAGGAGACACCAGCAGCAGAGAGATCTG GGGGTGATGCAGGGGACGATTCCATACCTGGGAACCTTCCTGACAGACTTGGTGATGATGGACACGGccatgaaggattacacagag GGTGGTCTGATCAACTTTGAGAAGAGAAGAAAG GAATTTGAGGTGATCGCTCAGATCAAGTTGCTCCAGTTGGCCTCCAACAACTACAGCTTCACTCAGGACAGCCACTTCAGGGAATGGTTCGCAGGCGTGGAGAAACTCAGCGAGGCAGAGAG CTACAATCTGTCTTGTGAGATCGAACCTTTGTCGGAGTCTGCGAGTAACACGCTGAGAGCAAAGAAAAATGGAGGCATCATGAAACGCTGGAGCGA CCGCCAGCTCTCGGAGGCCAGCTGCAGCAGCGCCGCTGGCTCTCATTCCAAGTCCTTTGACCACTCCCACTATAGGCCGTATCAAGGTGGAGGAGGAGGGGGCAGTGGCGGCGGGGACAGCGGCGATGCTCTCAGCGTCACGTCCGTCAGTTCTAGTGGTTCAGACCTGGAGGATGTGAACGCCAGCTTCCTGTCAGACTCCCCCGAAGGCCACGAGAGGAAG ACATCGACGCCGTCAGTGAAACTTTCTGTCTCTGCTTTGGGGAGAGAAGCTCCAGCAGCAGATACGACCTCAACG TTCTGGGAGTGTACATCGCTGTCGTCGTTGGACACTTCGGGCATGGGCTCCGGTTCGGGTTCAGGCTCCAGCagtgcctcctcctcctccgtctcctcctccacccctctgtcggcgtcacgctcCCACAAGCGTTCTGTGTCGGCGGTATCGAACTACTCCACGTTGTCGCTGCCGCTGTACAACCAACAGGTGGATGACTGCTGCATCATCCGGGTCAGCCTGGACGTGGAGAACGGAAACATGTACAAGAGCATTCTG GTGACGAGTCAAGATAAAACTCCTGCAGTCATCAGGAAGGCCATGATCAAACACAACCTGGAGCGGGAGAAGACAGAGGACTATGAACTGATGCAAAAGATCTCAGAAgacaaag AGTTGCGGATTCCAGACAACGCCAACGTCTTCTATGCCATGAACTCCACTGCCAACTACAACTTTGTGCTGAAAAAGCGCGGCTTGGCGCGACCGGTCCGCACCAAGAACGTGGCCAGTTCAACGCTGCCTCGCATGAAGCAGAAAGGACTGAAAATTGCCAAAGGCATTTTCTGA
- the LOC117511217 gene encoding ral guanine nucleotide dissociation stimulator-like isoform X3 produces the protein MVFFPGMQAEAQRVGPGQLLEMFDSSWRVRSIWDAVRLEVSEESSPVVLHSFTHLDPDLPLLESSTQEIGEEAEEDAIFTITLRKVQLHQSASKGQRWLGVETDSALSLYETCKVRTIKAGTLERLVEYMVSAFRGKDSTYVTIFLCTYRSFATTKQVLDLLLNRYAKLQNVPAATAHRVSQDDCTELRNTVSSILGAWLDQYSEDFWSPPNYDCLHQLLSYLHLHFPGSDLERRARNLLAHFHRRQQWEDIGCPFATQEESGFEDELPAFSFLSFDPIMVAEQFTLMDADLFKKVVPYHCLGGIWSQRDKKGKEHLAPTIRATVAQFNSVTNCVITTCLSNPTLKPNQRARLLERWIDVARECRILKNFSSLRAILSALQCNAIHRLKRTWEEVSRESFRTFRELSEIFSDDNNYSLSRELLVKEGTSKFATLEINPKRAQRRHQQQRDLGVMQGTIPYLGTFLTDLVMMDTAMKDYTEGGLINFEKRRKEFEVIAQIKLLQLASNNYSFTQDSHFREWFAGVEKLSEAESYNLSCEIEPLSESASNTLRAKKNGGIMKRWSDRQLSEASCSSAAGSHSKSFDHSHYRPYQGGGGGGSGGGDSGDALSVTSVSSSGSDLEDVNASFLSDSPEGHERKTSTPSVKLSVSALGREAPAADTTSTFWECTSLSSLDTSGMGSGSGSGSSSASSSSVSSSTPLSASRSHKRSVSAVSNYSTLSLPLYNQQVDDCCIIRVSLDVENGNMYKSILVTSQDKTPAVIRKAMIKHNLEREKTEDYELMQKISEDKELRIPDNANVFYAMNSTANYNFVLKKRGLARPVRTKNVASSTLPRMKQKGLKIAKGIF, from the exons AGCTCGACGCAGGAGATCGGCGAGGAGGCCGAGGAGGACGCCATCTTCACCATCACGCTGCGAAAGGTGCAGCTGCACCAGTCAGCCAGTAAGGGGCAGCGATGGCTGGGCGTGGAGACGGACTCGGCGCTGAGCCTCTACGAGACCTGCAAGGTGCGGACCATCAAGGCCGGCACGCTGGAGAGGCTGGTGGAGTACATGGTGTCAGCCTTCCGGGGCAAAGACTCCACCTACGTCACCATCTTCCTCTGCACCTACCGCTCCTTTGCCACCACCAAGCAAGTGCTAGACCTCCTGCTGAACAG GTATGCCAAGCTCCAAAACGTGCCTGCAGCCACTGCACACAGAGTCtcccaggacgactgcactgagCTGAGAAA CACTGTTTCGTCCATCCTGGGTGCGTGGCTCGATCAGTACTCCGAGGACTTCTGGAGCCCTCCCAACTACGACTGTCTGCACCAGCTCCTGTCTTACCTCCACCTGCACTTCCCCGGCTCGGACCTGGAGCGCCGCGCTCGCAACCTGCTGGCCCACTTCCACCGCCGACAGCAGT gGGAGGACATCGGTTGCCCTTTCGCTACTCAGGAAGAGAGCGGCTTTGAGGACGAGCTTCCTGCTTTCAGCTTCCTGTCCTTTGACCCCATCATGGTGGCAGAACAGTTCACGCTCATGGATGCG GATCTGTTTAAGAAGGTGGTGCCGTACCACTGCCTGGGGGGGATCTGGTCTCAGCGGGACAAGAAGGGGAAGGAGCACCTGGCTCCCACCATCAGAGCCACAGTGGCCCAGTTTAACTCTGTCACCAACTGTGTCATCACCACCTGCCTGAGCAACCCGACACTGAAGCCCAATCAGAGAGCCCGGTTGCTAGAGCGCTGGATCGACGTGGCCCGG GAGTGCCGGATCCTGAAGAACTTCTCCTCGCTGCGAGCCATCCTCTCCGCCCTGCAGTGCAACGCCATCCACCGCCTGAAGAGAACCTGGGAGGAAGTATCTCG GGAGAGTTTCCGAACCTTTCGCGAGCTTTCTGAGATCTTTTCAGATGACAATAACTACTCGCTCAGCCGAGAGTTGCTGGTTAAG GAGGGCACATCCAAGTTTGCCACTTTAGAAATCAACCCTAAACGAGCACAGAGGAGACACCAGCAGCAGAGAGATCTG GGGGTGATGCAGGGGACGATTCCATACCTGGGAACCTTCCTGACAGACTTGGTGATGATGGACACGGccatgaaggattacacagag GGTGGTCTGATCAACTTTGAGAAGAGAAGAAAG GAATTTGAGGTGATCGCTCAGATCAAGTTGCTCCAGTTGGCCTCCAACAACTACAGCTTCACTCAGGACAGCCACTTCAGGGAATGGTTCGCAGGCGTGGAGAAACTCAGCGAGGCAGAGAG CTACAATCTGTCTTGTGAGATCGAACCTTTGTCGGAGTCTGCGAGTAACACGCTGAGAGCAAAGAAAAATGGAGGCATCATGAAACGCTGGAGCGA CCGCCAGCTCTCGGAGGCCAGCTGCAGCAGCGCCGCTGGCTCTCATTCCAAGTCCTTTGACCACTCCCACTATAGGCCGTATCAAGGTGGAGGAGGAGGGGGCAGTGGCGGCGGGGACAGCGGCGATGCTCTCAGCGTCACGTCCGTCAGTTCTAGTGGTTCAGACCTGGAGGATGTGAACGCCAGCTTCCTGTCAGACTCCCCCGAAGGCCACGAGAGGAAG ACATCGACGCCGTCAGTGAAACTTTCTGTCTCTGCTTTGGGGAGAGAAGCTCCAGCAGCAGATACGACCTCAACG TTCTGGGAGTGTACATCGCTGTCGTCGTTGGACACTTCGGGCATGGGCTCCGGTTCGGGTTCAGGCTCCAGCagtgcctcctcctcctccgtctcctcctccacccctctgtcggcgtcacgctcCCACAAGCGTTCTGTGTCGGCGGTATCGAACTACTCCACGTTGTCGCTGCCGCTGTACAACCAACAGGTGGATGACTGCTGCATCATCCGGGTCAGCCTGGACGTGGAGAACGGAAACATGTACAAGAGCATTCTG GTGACGAGTCAAGATAAAACTCCTGCAGTCATCAGGAAGGCCATGATCAAACACAACCTGGAGCGGGAGAAGACAGAGGACTATGAACTGATGCAAAAGATCTCAGAAgacaaag AGTTGCGGATTCCAGACAACGCCAACGTCTTCTATGCCATGAACTCCACTGCCAACTACAACTTTGTGCTGAAAAAGCGCGGCTTGGCGCGACCGGTCCGCACCAAGAACGTGGCCAGTTCAACGCTGCCTCGCATGAAGCAGAAAGGACTGAAAATTGCCAAAGGCATTTTCTGA
- the LOC117511217 gene encoding ral guanine nucleotide dissociation stimulator-like isoform X2: MVFFPGMQAEAQRVGPGQLLEMFDSSWRVRSIWDAVRLEVSEESSPVVLHSFTHLDPDLPLLESSTQEIGEEAEEDAIFTITLRKVQLHQSASKGQRWLGVETDSALSLYETCKVRTIKAGTLERLVEYMVSAFRGKDSTYVTIFLCTYRSFATTKQVLDLLLNRYAKLQNVPAATAHRVSQDDCTELRNTVSSILGAWLDQYSEDFWSPPNYDCLHQLLSYLHLHFPGSDLERRARNLLAHFHRRQQCEPDPDGEDIGCPFATQEESGFEDELPAFSFLSFDPIMVAEQFTLMDADLFKKVVPYHCLGGIWSQRDKKGKEHLAPTIRATVAQFNSVTNCVITTCLSNPTLKPNQRARLLERWIDVARECRILKNFSSLRAILSALQCNAIHRLKRTWEEVSRESFRTFRELSEIFSDDNNYSLSRELLVKEGTSKFATLEINPKRAQRRHQQQRDLGVMQGTIPYLGTFLTDLVMMDTAMKDYTEGGLINFEKRRKEFEVIAQIKLLQLASNNYSFTQDSHFREWFAGVEKLSEAESYNLSCEIEPLSESASNTLRAKKNGGIMKRWSDRQLSEASCSSAAGSHSKSFDHSHYRPYQGGGGGGSGGGDSGDALSVTSVSSSGSDLEDVNASFLSDSPEGHERKTSTPSVKLSVSALGREAPAADTTSTFWECTSLSSLDTSGMGSGSGSGSSSASSSSVSSSTPLSASRSHKRSVSAVSNYSTLSLPLYNQQVDDCCIIRVSLDVENGNMYKSILVTSQDKTPAVIRKAMIKHNLEREKTEDYELMQKISEDKELRIPDNANVFYAMNSTANYNFVLKKRGLARPVRTKNVASSTLPRMKQKGLKIAKGIF; encoded by the exons AGCTCGACGCAGGAGATCGGCGAGGAGGCCGAGGAGGACGCCATCTTCACCATCACGCTGCGAAAGGTGCAGCTGCACCAGTCAGCCAGTAAGGGGCAGCGATGGCTGGGCGTGGAGACGGACTCGGCGCTGAGCCTCTACGAGACCTGCAAGGTGCGGACCATCAAGGCCGGCACGCTGGAGAGGCTGGTGGAGTACATGGTGTCAGCCTTCCGGGGCAAAGACTCCACCTACGTCACCATCTTCCTCTGCACCTACCGCTCCTTTGCCACCACCAAGCAAGTGCTAGACCTCCTGCTGAACAG GTATGCCAAGCTCCAAAACGTGCCTGCAGCCACTGCACACAGAGTCtcccaggacgactgcactgagCTGAGAAA CACTGTTTCGTCCATCCTGGGTGCGTGGCTCGATCAGTACTCCGAGGACTTCTGGAGCCCTCCCAACTACGACTGTCTGCACCAGCTCCTGTCTTACCTCCACCTGCACTTCCCCGGCTCGGACCTGGAGCGCCGCGCTCGCAACCTGCTGGCCCACTTCCACCGCCGACAGCAGTGTGAGCCCGATCCCGATG gGGAGGACATCGGTTGCCCTTTCGCTACTCAGGAAGAGAGCGGCTTTGAGGACGAGCTTCCTGCTTTCAGCTTCCTGTCCTTTGACCCCATCATGGTGGCAGAACAGTTCACGCTCATGGATGCG GATCTGTTTAAGAAGGTGGTGCCGTACCACTGCCTGGGGGGGATCTGGTCTCAGCGGGACAAGAAGGGGAAGGAGCACCTGGCTCCCACCATCAGAGCCACAGTGGCCCAGTTTAACTCTGTCACCAACTGTGTCATCACCACCTGCCTGAGCAACCCGACACTGAAGCCCAATCAGAGAGCCCGGTTGCTAGAGCGCTGGATCGACGTGGCCCGG GAGTGCCGGATCCTGAAGAACTTCTCCTCGCTGCGAGCCATCCTCTCCGCCCTGCAGTGCAACGCCATCCACCGCCTGAAGAGAACCTGGGAGGAAGTATCTCG GGAGAGTTTCCGAACCTTTCGCGAGCTTTCTGAGATCTTTTCAGATGACAATAACTACTCGCTCAGCCGAGAGTTGCTGGTTAAG GAGGGCACATCCAAGTTTGCCACTTTAGAAATCAACCCTAAACGAGCACAGAGGAGACACCAGCAGCAGAGAGATCTG GGGGTGATGCAGGGGACGATTCCATACCTGGGAACCTTCCTGACAGACTTGGTGATGATGGACACGGccatgaaggattacacagag GGTGGTCTGATCAACTTTGAGAAGAGAAGAAAG GAATTTGAGGTGATCGCTCAGATCAAGTTGCTCCAGTTGGCCTCCAACAACTACAGCTTCACTCAGGACAGCCACTTCAGGGAATGGTTCGCAGGCGTGGAGAAACTCAGCGAGGCAGAGAG CTACAATCTGTCTTGTGAGATCGAACCTTTGTCGGAGTCTGCGAGTAACACGCTGAGAGCAAAGAAAAATGGAGGCATCATGAAACGCTGGAGCGA CCGCCAGCTCTCGGAGGCCAGCTGCAGCAGCGCCGCTGGCTCTCATTCCAAGTCCTTTGACCACTCCCACTATAGGCCGTATCAAGGTGGAGGAGGAGGGGGCAGTGGCGGCGGGGACAGCGGCGATGCTCTCAGCGTCACGTCCGTCAGTTCTAGTGGTTCAGACCTGGAGGATGTGAACGCCAGCTTCCTGTCAGACTCCCCCGAAGGCCACGAGAGGAAG ACATCGACGCCGTCAGTGAAACTTTCTGTCTCTGCTTTGGGGAGAGAAGCTCCAGCAGCAGATACGACCTCAACG TTCTGGGAGTGTACATCGCTGTCGTCGTTGGACACTTCGGGCATGGGCTCCGGTTCGGGTTCAGGCTCCAGCagtgcctcctcctcctccgtctcctcctccacccctctgtcggcgtcacgctcCCACAAGCGTTCTGTGTCGGCGGTATCGAACTACTCCACGTTGTCGCTGCCGCTGTACAACCAACAGGTGGATGACTGCTGCATCATCCGGGTCAGCCTGGACGTGGAGAACGGAAACATGTACAAGAGCATTCTG GTGACGAGTCAAGATAAAACTCCTGCAGTCATCAGGAAGGCCATGATCAAACACAACCTGGAGCGGGAGAAGACAGAGGACTATGAACTGATGCAAAAGATCTCAGAAgacaaag AGTTGCGGATTCCAGACAACGCCAACGTCTTCTATGCCATGAACTCCACTGCCAACTACAACTTTGTGCTGAAAAAGCGCGGCTTGGCGCGACCGGTCCGCACCAAGAACGTGGCCAGTTCAACGCTGCCTCGCATGAAGCAGAAAGGACTGAAAATTGCCAAAGGCATTTTCTGA
- the LOC117511217 gene encoding ral guanine nucleotide dissociation stimulator-like isoform X4: METKSMFSLHRALTQPVKMCMFDFPVTILDDLSSTQEIGEEAEEDAIFTITLRKVQLHQSASKGQRWLGVETDSALSLYETCKVRTIKAGTLERLVEYMVSAFRGKDSTYVTIFLCTYRSFATTKQVLDLLLNRYAKLQNVPAATAHRVSQDDCTELRNTVSSILGAWLDQYSEDFWSPPNYDCLHQLLSYLHLHFPGSDLERRARNLLAHFHRRQQCEPDPDGMKAGQERDNLSGTPLNAEVQWEDIGCPFATQEESGFEDELPAFSFLSFDPIMVAEQFTLMDADLFKKVVPYHCLGGIWSQRDKKGKEHLAPTIRATVAQFNSVTNCVITTCLSNPTLKPNQRARLLERWIDVARECRILKNFSSLRAILSALQCNAIHRLKRTWEEVSRESFRTFRELSEIFSDDNNYSLSRELLVKEGTSKFATLEINPKRAQRRHQQQRDLGVMQGTIPYLGTFLTDLVMMDTAMKDYTEGGLINFEKRRKEFEVIAQIKLLQLASNNYSFTQDSHFREWFAGVEKLSEAESYNLSCEIEPLSESASNTLRAKKNGGIMKRWSDRQLSEASCSSAAGSHSKSFDHSHYRPYQGGGGGGSGGGDSGDALSVTSVSSSGSDLEDVNASFLSDSPEGHERKTSTPSVKLSVSALGREAPAADTTSTFWECTSLSSLDTSGMGSGSGSGSSSASSSSVSSSTPLSASRSHKRSVSAVSNYSTLSLPLYNQQVDDCCIIRVSLDVENGNMYKSILVTSQDKTPAVIRKAMIKHNLEREKTEDYELMQKISEDKELRIPDNANVFYAMNSTANYNFVLKKRGLARPVRTKNVASSTLPRMKQKGLKIAKGIF, encoded by the exons AGCTCGACGCAGGAGATCGGCGAGGAGGCCGAGGAGGACGCCATCTTCACCATCACGCTGCGAAAGGTGCAGCTGCACCAGTCAGCCAGTAAGGGGCAGCGATGGCTGGGCGTGGAGACGGACTCGGCGCTGAGCCTCTACGAGACCTGCAAGGTGCGGACCATCAAGGCCGGCACGCTGGAGAGGCTGGTGGAGTACATGGTGTCAGCCTTCCGGGGCAAAGACTCCACCTACGTCACCATCTTCCTCTGCACCTACCGCTCCTTTGCCACCACCAAGCAAGTGCTAGACCTCCTGCTGAACAG GTATGCCAAGCTCCAAAACGTGCCTGCAGCCACTGCACACAGAGTCtcccaggacgactgcactgagCTGAGAAA CACTGTTTCGTCCATCCTGGGTGCGTGGCTCGATCAGTACTCCGAGGACTTCTGGAGCCCTCCCAACTACGACTGTCTGCACCAGCTCCTGTCTTACCTCCACCTGCACTTCCCCGGCTCGGACCTGGAGCGCCGCGCTCGCAACCTGCTGGCCCACTTCCACCGCCGACAGCAGTGTGAGCCCGATCCCGATGGTATGAAGGCAGGACAGGAGAGGGACAACCTGTCAGGGACGCCACTCAATGCTGAAGTCCAAT gGGAGGACATCGGTTGCCCTTTCGCTACTCAGGAAGAGAGCGGCTTTGAGGACGAGCTTCCTGCTTTCAGCTTCCTGTCCTTTGACCCCATCATGGTGGCAGAACAGTTCACGCTCATGGATGCG GATCTGTTTAAGAAGGTGGTGCCGTACCACTGCCTGGGGGGGATCTGGTCTCAGCGGGACAAGAAGGGGAAGGAGCACCTGGCTCCCACCATCAGAGCCACAGTGGCCCAGTTTAACTCTGTCACCAACTGTGTCATCACCACCTGCCTGAGCAACCCGACACTGAAGCCCAATCAGAGAGCCCGGTTGCTAGAGCGCTGGATCGACGTGGCCCGG GAGTGCCGGATCCTGAAGAACTTCTCCTCGCTGCGAGCCATCCTCTCCGCCCTGCAGTGCAACGCCATCCACCGCCTGAAGAGAACCTGGGAGGAAGTATCTCG GGAGAGTTTCCGAACCTTTCGCGAGCTTTCTGAGATCTTTTCAGATGACAATAACTACTCGCTCAGCCGAGAGTTGCTGGTTAAG GAGGGCACATCCAAGTTTGCCACTTTAGAAATCAACCCTAAACGAGCACAGAGGAGACACCAGCAGCAGAGAGATCTG GGGGTGATGCAGGGGACGATTCCATACCTGGGAACCTTCCTGACAGACTTGGTGATGATGGACACGGccatgaaggattacacagag GGTGGTCTGATCAACTTTGAGAAGAGAAGAAAG GAATTTGAGGTGATCGCTCAGATCAAGTTGCTCCAGTTGGCCTCCAACAACTACAGCTTCACTCAGGACAGCCACTTCAGGGAATGGTTCGCAGGCGTGGAGAAACTCAGCGAGGCAGAGAG CTACAATCTGTCTTGTGAGATCGAACCTTTGTCGGAGTCTGCGAGTAACACGCTGAGAGCAAAGAAAAATGGAGGCATCATGAAACGCTGGAGCGA CCGCCAGCTCTCGGAGGCCAGCTGCAGCAGCGCCGCTGGCTCTCATTCCAAGTCCTTTGACCACTCCCACTATAGGCCGTATCAAGGTGGAGGAGGAGGGGGCAGTGGCGGCGGGGACAGCGGCGATGCTCTCAGCGTCACGTCCGTCAGTTCTAGTGGTTCAGACCTGGAGGATGTGAACGCCAGCTTCCTGTCAGACTCCCCCGAAGGCCACGAGAGGAAG ACATCGACGCCGTCAGTGAAACTTTCTGTCTCTGCTTTGGGGAGAGAAGCTCCAGCAGCAGATACGACCTCAACG TTCTGGGAGTGTACATCGCTGTCGTCGTTGGACACTTCGGGCATGGGCTCCGGTTCGGGTTCAGGCTCCAGCagtgcctcctcctcctccgtctcctcctccacccctctgtcggcgtcacgctcCCACAAGCGTTCTGTGTCGGCGGTATCGAACTACTCCACGTTGTCGCTGCCGCTGTACAACCAACAGGTGGATGACTGCTGCATCATCCGGGTCAGCCTGGACGTGGAGAACGGAAACATGTACAAGAGCATTCTG GTGACGAGTCAAGATAAAACTCCTGCAGTCATCAGGAAGGCCATGATCAAACACAACCTGGAGCGGGAGAAGACAGAGGACTATGAACTGATGCAAAAGATCTCAGAAgacaaag AGTTGCGGATTCCAGACAACGCCAACGTCTTCTATGCCATGAACTCCACTGCCAACTACAACTTTGTGCTGAAAAAGCGCGGCTTGGCGCGACCGGTCCGCACCAAGAACGTGGCCAGTTCAACGCTGCCTCGCATGAAGCAGAAAGGACTGAAAATTGCCAAAGGCATTTTCTGA